TGTCGGCGGCGGTGAACTCGCGCGCCTTGAAATCGACGAGAGCCAGAGTGCCTAGAACTGCGCCGCCCTGCACGCGCAACGGCACGCCTGCATAAAAGCGCACATCAGGCGCCTGGATCACGAATGGATGCTGTGAGAAAAGCGTATCAAGTGTGGCGTCGTGGATGACCAGCGGGGCTTCCTGTTCGACAACGTGCGAGCAAAAGGCGATGTCGCGCGCCGTTTCGCGCACGCCCAGATACTCCGCGCCGTAGCACGACTTGAACCACTGCCGTTCGGCGTCGATCAGTGTGATGAGGGCGACCGGTACCTGGAAGATGCGCGCCGCAAGCGCAGTGAGGCGGTCGAACGATTCTTCCACCGGCGTATCGAGCAAATTCAACTGGTGCAAAACCTGAAGCCGCGCCACCTCGCGCTCGGCGAAGGAAGGGGCGTTTGTCTCTGGACTGTCCGAACGATTCATCGATTTGCCTTTGGATTCCACATTTGTCACAACACCATCTTTGCCAGCTTTATACGGACAGAAACTCGGGCCGTGCCCTGCGTGTCAAATCGTCGCGGTTTTAACTCCGAAACACATGGCTTTTGTGGCACAATATAAAGAAGCGGTACGGTCGAATTCGACTGTACTCCCGGACAGTTAGGCCAAAAGCGTGCGCGACGGATTTTCGTCTTTTGTGCCAGGCTTCTGGCTTCTTTTTGTTACGCATTTCGCATTCGCGTAACCATAACATCAGTAGCTTCTTCCTCGCACGAAGTTTCTTCGAGGTTTTTTTATGGCTCTTTTTCCCGGCGGCGGCCTCAAGCCCCGCACTATCCCGGTGCCCGAAGCACCAAGCAACGGCGCAAACGGTAATAGCAACGGCTCTGCCGCAGTCAACGGCACAGCCACGCACGAACCGTCATCCAACGGCAACGGTGCAGCGTCCAACGGTACTTCAGCTAACGGCTCCAACGGCACCGCCCCGAGCGCTGCAAGTAACGGAAGCGCCGGCCAACTCACGGCTCACGAAGCGACAATGGAGCTCGACACCGACGACGAAGATTTCGATGATGAAATGCTGCGTTTGTCGAACAAAATCCACACCACGCTGGTTGATGAACTGGGCGGCCAGCAATTCAAAAGCGACGACCGCGAACGACTGCGGCCCATCGCACAGCAAGTCGTCAACGACATGCTGAAAGACGAGAAGCCACTCATGCCGCGCCGCAAATCGGCCCTTCTCGAATTGGTTCTCGACGAAGTGCTCGGTTTCGGCCCGATTCAGTATTTGCTGAATGACCCGACGATTTCTGAAGTCATGGTCAATTCGCCGACCGACATTTTTATCGAACGCAAGGGCAAAATCAAGCGCAGCCGCCGCAAGTTCATTGACGACCGCCATGTGATGAATGTCATCGACCGCATTGTGCGACCTCTGGGCAAAACCGCCAACGCGCGCACGCCAATGGTCGATGGCCGCTTGCCTGATGGCTCGCGCGTCAACATCATTATTCCGCCGCTCGCTCTCAAAGGGCCGGGCATGAGCATCCGCAAATTTTTCAAGAAAAAATTCGATGCGGACGACATGATTAAATTCGGCTCGATGACTCCGGCGATGAAAATGTTCTTGGAAGCCGCCGTCAAAGGCCGCATGAACATCATCATCGCGGGCGGCACCGGTTCGGGTAAAACAACGACGCTCAACCTCACTTCCAACTTCATTCCCCAGGACGAACGCGTTGTCACGGTCGAAGATGCAGCGGAATTGCAGGTCAACATTCCCAACCTTGTGACGCTCGAAAGCCGCCCGGCGAACATCGAAGGCGAAGGCGAAGTCTCGATTCGCGATTTGGTGAAGAACGCGCTGCGTATGCGTCCCGATCGCATTATCGTTGGCGAGTGTCGCGGTGGCGAAACGCTCGACATGTTGCAGGCGATGAACACCGGCCACGACGGTTCGCTTTCGACAGTTCACAGCAACACGCCGCGCGATACGATTTCCCGTCTGGAAACGCTGAGTTTGATGAGCGGACTGGATTTGCCGGTGCGCGTTATCTCGAAACAAATCGCTTCGGCGGTGCAGATTATCGTGCAGCAATCGCGTCTGTCCGATGGTTCGCGTAAAATCACGCACATTACCGAAGTTCAGGGCATGGAAGGCGAAACGATTTTGCTGCAGGACATTTTCTTGTTCGAGCAAAAAGGACGCGACGAAAACGGCAAAATCGTCGGGCGGCATCGCTCGACGGGCTTCCGCCCGAAGTGCGTTAACGCTATCGAAGCGGCAGGTTATCCGTTGCCGCGCGATTTATTCCAGCCCGACTGATCATAAAACACGAGTACGGTCGAATTCGACCGTACTCTTTCTGTAGACATATTCTGTAGAAACAAAACTTCCAGGGAAGATTATGGATTTGACTCTCATTATCGGCGCGGTCTTGCTGATTAATATTGTTGGACTGATTGCGATACGAATGCGCAAACCGGCAGCAGCGGGTGGCGCGATGACAGTCGAGGCGACTCAGGCCGCCATGGGCCGCAACAAGCAGGAACGCTTTGTCATTATCGACCGCATATTGCGGCGACGCGGCCCTGGCAAGCTGGAGCGCAACCTCGTCACCGCCGGTTTGATGATGAAACCCGCCGAATTCATGATGGTGAATTTGTTCTTTTTCGCCATCACGCTCGTCGGCGGCTCGTTTATTCTCAAGCGGATGCCCGCGCCCGATTCGTTTTCCAACATCCTTAAATTCTTCGGCGCTGCTTTCATCATTTTCTATATTGGCTGGAAGCTGCCTCAGATGATTTTGCAATTCCTTGCTGACAAGCGCCGCACCACGCTCGAAGTGCAACTCGCCGACGCGCTTGCGATTATTTCGTCCGGCCTCAAAGGCGGCTATTCGTTTGTGCAAGGCTTGAGCATGGCCTCCGAACAGCTGCCTACCCCGATTAACGGCGAATTTCAGCGCGTAATCCGGTTGGTTCAGCTTGGTCTGGATACGCCGCGCGCACTCGAACAAATGTCGGAGCGCATCAATTCTTACGACTACGACATGACGGTTTCGGCGACCAACATTCAGCTGTCTTCGGGCGGCAACCTGAGCAAACTGCTCGAAACCATTGCCGAAACCATCCGCGACCGCATTCGCTTGCGCCGCGACATCGCAGCGCTTACCGCACAGGGCCGTATGTCGGGCGGTATTCTTATCGCGCTGCCGATTGGTATCGGCATCATGCTGTCGATGATTAACCCCGAATACTTCGGTCTGCTTTTCTCGACCACACTGGGCAACAACCTGATTCTGCTTGCTGTTATCCAGCAGGCCATCGGTATTTACTGGATCAAAAAGCTGCTCGACTTCGATAATTAAGACCGCATTTTTACTCTGAAGGACTTCCCATGATTGGTAATAACATCGCTCCGATCCTAATCTTTGTCTGGCTTGGCTTTGCCGTTTGCATTGGCCTTATTTTATCTGCGCGCTTGACTAAGAACGTGTTTCAAAAGCGCATGGAAGACGCGCTGCGTCCCGGCGATAGCGAAGTTGATGACCTGCTGATTCGCGAGCAGCGCGACGACGAAATGAGCCGCAGTCTGGGCCATCGTCTTCTTGGCCCTCTCCTCGCCAAACTGGGCCAGCGCATGAAGACGACTGCGCGCGGAGCCAAAGGCGAAATGGTGCGCGATATGCTGGAGCAGGCCGGCCATCCTCTTGGCATGGGCTACTCGGAATTCATGGCGCTCAAGACATTCATGTTCATGCTGATGTCGGTTATTGGCTTGCTGAGTTCGTTTGTCGGAGTCCCTTTCATCATCAAATTCGCCGAACTGCCCAACGATGCGCAAACGCGCCTGATGTTTCAAGCGATTTACATCATGGTGTTTGCATTCATGGGCTTTTCCGGCCCGACGTTCTGGCTGCGCAAAATCCTGAATAAGCGCCTGAAACAGATTCGTAAGAGCATGGCCGATGTTGTGGACCTGATTGTTCTGGGAATCGAAGCTGGCCTTGCGTTCGATTCGGCTGTGGGCAAAACCGTCGAGAAAACCAAAGGTCCGCTTACCGATGAACTCAAGCGTGTCTTGGCCGAAGTCAACATCGGAAAATCGCAGGGCGAAGCGTTCCGCGATATGGCACTGCGCGTAAAAATGCGCGAACTGAGCTTGCTGGTAGCAGCTATCGACCAGGCGATGCGCATGGGCGTTGGCTTGGGTCACGCGCTAAAAATTCAAGCGACCGAAATCCGCGAAGCACGCATGGCTTTCATCCGCGAACAAGCCGGTAAATTGCCGGTCAAAATGATGCTGCCGCTCGTGTTGTTTATCTTCCCCGCGCTCTTCGTAGTTATTCTTGGCCCCGCCGCCTGCCAGATGGCCGAAATGGGCGCAAGAGGCGAACTGTCGGCGTTTGGTGGCTAAACCTCCTATGTGCAAAAACAGAAGTACGGTCGAAATCGACCGTACTTTTTCTTTGGAAGAAATCAAGCGCGAAACGGTTTCATGCCGTCGTTGCCCGCGCCTTGTGGCGTGGCGTGAAGACGTGGCGAAAATACCGCCCAAGCGCCATACCGGCGAAACCTACTGGGCCGCGCCTGTTCCCAGTCTGGGCGAAGCCGATGCGCGCCTGATTCTCGTTGGCCTTGCGCCCGCCGCGCATGGCAGCAACCGGACGGGCCGAATGTTCACCGGCGACCGTTCGGGCGAATGGCTGTTCCGCGCGATGTGGAAAGCTGGCTTTGCCACACAACCCAACGCGACTCATCGCGGCGACGGCTTTGAACTGCGTGGCGCTTACATCGCAGCGACGTGTCATTGCGCGCCGCCGCAGAACAAGCCGCTGCCTTCGGAAATTGCGAATTGCCGCCCGTTCCTGTTGCGCGAACTGGAGATTCTGGTGCCGCCGGTTCGTCCAAAACCAATTGTTTTTCTGGGGCTGGGCAAAATCGGTTTCGATGCGTGCTACGAATCCGCACGCGATGCAGGATTAGCAACAATTCCACGCCCGAAATTCGGACACGGCGCAGAAGCGAAATTGGGCGAGAATCTGTGGCTGCTGGGCACTTATCATCCGAGCCAGCAAAACACTTTTACCGGCAAGCTGACCGAAGCGATGCTCGACGCGATTTTCGCACGCGTGCACGAAATTCTCGATTAGCGATTCAACAGTTTACGCGCCCACTTTTCCAACGCTGTTGGCGTTTCGAGTTTGAGGCGGTCGTCGTCGGTGAGTAGTTCCGGAGCGACAAACTTTTTGGTGCGGGGCACGCTTTTATCATCGACGAGCGCAACTTGCGTTTGCAGCCAGTTCTTGATCGGCGAAAATTTTCCTGTGACAAGCGAAGCCGCAAAGTCGATGAGATAAATTTCGCCCGTTGGCGTAAGCAGCAAATTGGAGCGGCGTTTCAAATCACCGTGGGCAACGCCACGTTCGTGCATGGCATCAATCGTCTTTTGCGCTTCGATAAAAACTTCGGGCGCAAGTTCGCCTTTGTGAAAGGTATCGAGAGGCGTGCCTTCGATATATTCCATCGCAAGAGAAAAGCGGTCGGGACGACCATAGAAGCGGGGAATTCCCGCGACGCCTTGGAGGGCGCGCATCGCTTTGGCTTCGCGCGCAAGCAGCCACGGCGCTAGAATACGAAACGCGCCGCGCACAGCAGAATAATCTTTCACGGCGGCTCGCGCGCCATTTTTTTCGACGAGATAAACCGAACTTTGCACGCCTTTTCCCGCCCGCAAAACGCGCACAGTGTGGGGCGCGATGTCGGCGCGCGTGAGGTTTTCCATGCTTTGCATAGCGTTAAGACGTACGGCCGGTTTCGACTGTACTCGTAGCGACATTTTCTTCACTGCGCCAGCGCCGGTGAACCCACAGCCACTGGTCGGGATGCGCGCGGATAATCGTTTCCAGGTCGGCAATCATGCGGCGCGTCCCTGCTTCGACAGCCGTATCACGCTCATGGCGCTCCGGCTTTTCCACGCTCCAAGTGGGTAACGCGCGTGCGATAATGCGCCCATCGGCGAGCCAGGGCGTGCGGCGCACACCAAAACGAGGTGCGACCGCCGCACCCGAAAGCATCGCCAACCGCGCGACAGCAGGAATCACGCGCGTGTTGCGGCCAAAGAACGGTAGCAAAAGTCCATCGGCTCCGGCGTGTTGGTCGGGCAAAATCCCCAAGGCGCGGCCCGCGCGCAACGCCTGCAAAGCGCCGCGCCCCGGATCGTATTTGGAAATGACTTCCATGTTTGCACTTGCCCGCACCGATGCGATGTGCGTTTCGATGCCCGAATTTCCCGTTGGGCGCGCGATAACCGAAAGCGGAAACTCCTGCGCGGCGCGCGCTCCCATCACTTCCCAGTTACCGATATGGGCCGTGAGCAAAATGCAGCCGCGCCCGGCTTCGCGCAAGCGTTGGATTCCAGCAATATCCTCAATATCGGAGTATTCGCGCACTTCGGCAGCCGACGCCGCGCGCATATGCAGAAATTCGCAAAACGTCATGGCGAAATTTTGGTAGCTGCGCCGCGTCAATCGCGTTGCTTCAATTTCGCTGACACCCAGAGCCTGGCGGATGTTATCGATAGCGATGCTGCGCCGCTTTTTCAGCGCATGGAAAAACAAGAGTCCAAGCCACGTTCCCGTCGTGCGGCAGGTGCGCCACGAAGCGCGTTCCATCGCGCCCGCGACGGCGCTCATCGCGCGCACTTCCAATCCTTCGCGTGCTGAATAATATCGAGAATTCATAAAAGAGTACGGTCGAAATCGAGCTGACTAAGCTTTTCTTTTATCACATCGAAAAACTGCGCTGCGTTTTCAACACGCAATTCGATTTCCAAAACATACAGCGGCAGCGGCCACACGCGCGTCGGAAATTTCACCGCGTCTTTGGCCGTTGTGACGGCGAAAGACGCGCCGTTGGTTTTGCAAAGTCGTAGCGCCGCTTCAATTTCGCCTTCGCCCCACGCATGATGATCGCGGCGCGCGATGTGCGCCACCACATTTCCGCCCTGCTCCTCTAACGTGCGCGCAAACGCCGTGTTATCGGCCAGGCCGGAAAGCGCACCAATCTTTGCGCCGCGCAATTTTTCTAATTCGACGCGCGCGCCTGTTTCCGTTTCGCGCAAATGCTGCGGCGCGTGCGTCGCGCGAAAAACTCTTGCCCCCGAGTGCTTTGCGACTTCGGTTTCTGTTGCGGCGAGTTGTGCTTCGGTCGCGCGGTCGCTGCGCGTGAGAATAATCGCATCGGCGCGAGCAAGCGTAGCAGGTTCTTCACGCAAACGGCCACGCGGCAAAAGATGGCCGTTATCGAAAGGCGCGCGCGCATCGAGCAAAACGAGATTTACGTCGCGCCCCAGACTCCAGTAGGAAAACGCGTCATCGAGAATTAATAATTCCGCGCCCAATTCAATCGCGCGCTGGGCCGCCGCAACGCGGTCTTTTCCCACAACAACAATCGCATCGAGGAGAGTTTGCGCGTGGAGCAACGGCTCGTCGCCACATTCGCGCGCCTTCAGCAGAATTGTCTTGCCATCAGAAACAACGGCGACGCCGCGCGCACTTCCGCGATAACCTCGCGCGATGATTCCAATTTTTCGTTCAGAGAACTCGCGGGCCACAAGCAGCACCGTAGGAGTCTTTCCCGTTCCGCCAACGGAAAGGTTGCCGACCGAAACGACGGGAACGGGCAAGCGCACAGGCGATGCCGAAAAACGCAAACGGCGCTGCTCTAAATGGTGCGCGTAAAGGGCTTCGGCAAGCGCAAGCATAAAAGGAGTCCGGTCGAATCCGACCGTGCTTAGGTAAGTCGCGACAACTCGACGTGAACGTCGTCGCCAGCGTCGTAATCGGAAGAAGCCAGCACTTGCAACACGGTCAGCATTCCATCGGCGCGAATCGAGTGCGCGATTCCGGCAGGAATGCGAACGCACGCGCCCGGATATTCAATCGTAAAAACATTGACATTCTGAAACGTCGGCGAATCGGGCCGCAGGTCTTGAAGGCGAAACAGGGCGCGTCCGTGCAGCACCAGAATGCGTTCTTCGCGGCGATGATGATAATGATCGCCAACGCTGTAACCAGGCCGCACCACAACGGTGTAGCCAAGCGTTCCCGGCGGTTCGGTCGAGTTATAAGAGACCACCAGAACGCGGCGCTCATTGATAAACGTTTGCGCCTGCACCACTTCAATGCCGCTGAGTGTCGGCGCACCTGTTTCGCGCTCGACTTGCAGAACCTTGCCACTGGGGCCACTGACAACGCGCGCGTCCTGCACCTGCATCGGAATCGAGGCCGGCGCGCCTGCGCCTACATCCAACGTGTCATAGCTCATACGTTAATTATCCGATGTACGGTTCTTTTCGACCGTACTTAGCCGTTCGCGCACAATTTCGGCGACACGAGTCGCCGCGCCACGATGCGGTTGCAGCGCTTCATGCGCGCGCCGCGAGATTTCGCGGCGTAAAGTTTCGTCGCCGAGCCACGATTGCAAAGCGTCAACGAGCTCTTTTTCGTCAGATACTTTTTGCCCGCAGTTCGCACTTTCGACAAGCGCCGCTGCTTCGCGGAAGTTGGCAACGTGCGGCCCAAACGCCACCGCGACGCCGCGCAACGGCGGCTCTAGAACATTATGACCGCCGCGTGGAATAAGGCTGCCGCCGACAAACGCTGCATCTGCTGCCGCGTAGATTTCGCCCAGTTCGCCGACGGTGTCGAGCAAACTCACGCCTTCAAACGTTTCGGTTGTACGTCGCGAAATCGGGATGTTCAATTGCGCCGCCAGCGCTTCGATCTGCGGCGCGCGTTCGACGTGGCGTGGCGCGAGAACAAGGCGCAGCGAAGGAAACTGTTCTCGTAACTGCACATGCGCGCGCAAAATGATTTCGTCTTCGCCTTCGTGTGTCGAACCCGCGACCCACAACAAGTCGTCACCGATTTCCAAAACTGAGCGCCATTTATCTCGCATCTGCGAGTTGCTTTCGGGCAGCGCGGCATCGAGCTTCACGTCTCCTGTGACGAGAACTTTTTCTTTCGGCGCGCCCAGGCTACGCAGTCGCTGTGCGTCGAATTCGGAGCGCATCAGAGACAGCGATAAATTGCCCATCATCCAGCGCCAAACGCGGCCCAGTTTCGGCGCGCGTTGCAGCAAATTATCGGAAACGCGACCATTGACCAAGAAAACTTCGGCGCCACTTTCGCGCACCAGATGCAAAACATTCGGCCACAATTCGGTTTCGAGCATCAACAACGCATCGGGCTGCAAGGCGCGCAACACGCGTTTTATTGGAAGCGGCGCATCGAGTGGAAAATAAAACACGCCGTCGCATTCGTTTGCTCGCAAAGCAGCGCGTGCCGTTTCCTGTCCGGTGTCGGTTGTGGTGGAAAGAAATAATTTTGCTTCGGGCATCGACTGGCGCAATGCGCGCAAGACCGGACGCGCAGCCAGCGTTTCCCCCACCGAAACCGCATGAACCCAGATGCGCGGCGTGGTTTTCGGTCCCAGTTCGCGCAGCGTCTCAGGCACAACGCCCCACTGCCCGCGCAGCGATTCGGCGCTTTTCTTTTGCCCGTAGCGCCGATACAACGTATAGGCTCCGACGGCAGGCAAAAGCGGCGCAAGCAACGCGTTGTAGGTGTGGTAAAAACGCCGCGCAGAGTTTCGGTTCATAAGAAGAGTACGGTCGAAATTGACCGTACTTATGCGGCGGCAAGCGGCGCGGCGAGAAGCGGCATTTCGTTAGCTTCGTCGATTTCTTTCGGCTCTTCAGCGCGGGCAGCGAAGGTTTGCATTTGATACAAACGCGCATAGATTCCGCCCCGCGCGAGTAATTCATCGTGGGTGCCGGTTTCAGCGATGTCGCCGTTTTCCATCACCAGAATCTGGTTCGCGTGGCGAATCGTCGAAAAACGATGCGCGATAATTAGCGTAGTGCGGCCTTGCATCAAGCGTGTGAGCGCGTCTTGTACTAATTTTTCGCTTTCGGCATCGAGAGCCGACGTTGCTTCGTCAAGAATCAGAATGCGCGGGTCGCGGAGCAGCGCACGTGCAATGGCGATGCGCTGGCGCTGGCCGCCCGAAAGCCGCCCACCGCGTTCGCCGATGGCTGTACTGTAGCCGTCGGGAAACTCGGCGATGAAGTTGTGTGCGTTGGCACCGCGCGCA
The sequence above is drawn from the Abditibacteriaceae bacterium genome and encodes:
- a CDS encoding CpaF family protein, whose product is MALFPGGGLKPRTIPVPEAPSNGANGNSNGSAAVNGTATHEPSSNGNGAASNGTSANGSNGTAPSAASNGSAGQLTAHEATMELDTDDEDFDDEMLRLSNKIHTTLVDELGGQQFKSDDRERLRPIAQQVVNDMLKDEKPLMPRRKSALLELVLDEVLGFGPIQYLLNDPTISEVMVNSPTDIFIERKGKIKRSRRKFIDDRHVMNVIDRIVRPLGKTANARTPMVDGRLPDGSRVNIIIPPLALKGPGMSIRKFFKKKFDADDMIKFGSMTPAMKMFLEAAVKGRMNIIIAGGTGSGKTTTLNLTSNFIPQDERVVTVEDAAELQVNIPNLVTLESRPANIEGEGEVSIRDLVKNALRMRPDRIIVGECRGGETLDMLQAMNTGHDGSLSTVHSNTPRDTISRLETLSLMSGLDLPVRVISKQIASAVQIIVQQSRLSDGSRKITHITEVQGMEGETILLQDIFLFEQKGRDENGKIVGRHRSTGFRPKCVNAIEAAGYPLPRDLFQPD
- a CDS encoding type II secretion system F family protein, with the translated sequence MDLTLIIGAVLLINIVGLIAIRMRKPAAAGGAMTVEATQAAMGRNKQERFVIIDRILRRRGPGKLERNLVTAGLMMKPAEFMMVNLFFFAITLVGGSFILKRMPAPDSFSNILKFFGAAFIIFYIGWKLPQMILQFLADKRRTTLEVQLADALAIISSGLKGGYSFVQGLSMASEQLPTPINGEFQRVIRLVQLGLDTPRALEQMSERINSYDYDMTVSATNIQLSSGGNLSKLLETIAETIRDRIRLRRDIAALTAQGRMSGGILIALPIGIGIMLSMINPEYFGLLFSTTLGNNLILLAVIQQAIGIYWIKKLLDFDN
- a CDS encoding type II secretion system F family protein, coding for MIGNNIAPILIFVWLGFAVCIGLILSARLTKNVFQKRMEDALRPGDSEVDDLLIREQRDDEMSRSLGHRLLGPLLAKLGQRMKTTARGAKGEMVRDMLEQAGHPLGMGYSEFMALKTFMFMLMSVIGLLSSFVGVPFIIKFAELPNDAQTRLMFQAIYIMVFAFMGFSGPTFWLRKILNKRLKQIRKSMADVVDLIVLGIEAGLAFDSAVGKTVEKTKGPLTDELKRVLAEVNIGKSQGEAFRDMALRVKMRELSLLVAAIDQAMRMGVGLGHALKIQATEIREARMAFIREQAGKLPVKMMLPLVLFIFPALFVVILGPAACQMAEMGARGELSAFGG
- a CDS encoding uracil-DNA glycosylase translates to MAKPPMCKNRSTVEIDRTFSLEEIKRETVSCRRCPRLVAWREDVAKIPPKRHTGETYWAAPVPSLGEADARLILVGLAPAAHGSNRTGRMFTGDRSGEWLFRAMWKAGFATQPNATHRGDGFELRGAYIAATCHCAPPQNKPLPSEIANCRPFLLRELEILVPPVRPKPIVFLGLGKIGFDACYESARDAGLATIPRPKFGHGAEAKLGENLWLLGTYHPSQQNTFTGKLTEAMLDAIFARVHEILD
- a CDS encoding RIO1 family regulatory kinase/ATPase gives rise to the protein MQSMENLTRADIAPHTVRVLRAGKGVQSSVYLVEKNGARAAVKDYSAVRGAFRILAPWLLAREAKAMRALQGVAGIPRFYGRPDRFSLAMEYIEGTPLDTFHKGELAPEVFIEAQKTIDAMHERGVAHGDLKRRSNLLLTPTGEIYLIDFAASLVTGKFSPIKNWLQTQVALVDDKSVPRTKKFVAPELLTDDDRLKLETPTALEKWARKLLNR
- a CDS encoding lysophospholipid acyltransferase family protein, with the protein product MNSRYYSAREGLEVRAMSAVAGAMERASWRTCRTTGTWLGLLFFHALKKRRSIAIDNIRQALGVSEIEATRLTRRSYQNFAMTFCEFLHMRAASAAEVREYSDIEDIAGIQRLREAGRGCILLTAHIGNWEVMGARAAQEFPLSVIARPTGNSGIETHIASVRASANMEVISKYDPGRGALQALRAGRALGILPDQHAGADGLLLPFFGRNTRVIPAVARLAMLSGAAVAPRFGVRRTPWLADGRIIARALPTWSVEKPERHERDTAVEAGTRRMIADLETIIRAHPDQWLWVHRRWRSEENVATSTVETGRTS
- the lpxK gene encoding tetraacyldisaccharide 4'-kinase, which produces MLALAEALYAHHLEQRRLRFSASPVRLPVPVVSVGNLSVGGTGKTPTVLLVAREFSERKIGIIARGYRGSARGVAVVSDGKTILLKARECGDEPLLHAQTLLDAIVVVGKDRVAAAQRAIELGAELLILDDAFSYWSLGRDVNLVLLDARAPFDNGHLLPRGRLREEPATLARADAIILTRSDRATEAQLAATETEVAKHSGARVFRATHAPQHLRETETGARVELEKLRGAKIGALSGLADNTAFARTLEEQGGNVVAHIARRDHHAWGEGEIEAALRLCKTNGASFAVTTAKDAVKFPTRVWPLPLYVLEIELRVENAAQFFDVIKEKLSQLDFDRTLL
- a CDS encoding 3-deoxy-D-manno-octulosonic acid transferase, translated to MNRNSARRFYHTYNALLAPLLPAVGAYTLYRRYGQKKSAESLRGQWGVVPETLRELGPKTTPRIWVHAVSVGETLAARPVLRALRQSMPEAKLFLSTTTDTGQETARAALRANECDGVFYFPLDAPLPIKRVLRALQPDALLMLETELWPNVLHLVRESGAEVFLVNGRVSDNLLQRAPKLGRVWRWMMGNLSLSLMRSEFDAQRLRSLGAPKEKVLVTGDVKLDAALPESNSQMRDKWRSVLEIGDDLLWVAGSTHEGEDEIILRAHVQLREQFPSLRLVLAPRHVERAPQIEALAAQLNIPISRRTTETFEGVSLLDTVGELGEIYAAADAAFVGGSLIPRGGHNVLEPPLRGVAVAFGPHVANFREAAALVESANCGQKVSDEKELVDALQSWLGDETLRREISRRAHEALQPHRGAATRVAEIVRERLSTVEKNRTSDN